In Candidatus Desulfofervidus auxilii, one genomic interval encodes:
- a CDS encoding Uma2 family endonuclease has protein sequence MAIAVPKKKKYTYEDYAKLPEGAPYQLIGGELIITPAPTPYHQRISRKIEFLLIEYVEKNELGEVFDAPIDVYFEETETYQPDIIFISKERLNIIGETKIEGAPDLIIEILSPSTAYYDLKKKFKIYEKHGVKEYWIVDPEEKSIEIYQNEGGQFRLIQTEKETGTINSLFLKGFELNLEKIF, from the coding sequence ATGGCAATAGCAGTTCCAAAAAAGAAAAAATATACTTATGAGGATTATGCTAAGCTCCCTGAAGGTGCTCCCTATCAGCTCATTGGAGGAGAATTAATTATAACCCCTGCACCAACACCTTATCACCAAAGAATTTCTAGAAAAATTGAGTTCTTACTAATAGAGTATGTAGAAAAAAATGAACTAGGTGAAGTATTTGATGCGCCTATTGATGTTTATTTTGAAGAAACAGAAACTTATCAACCAGATATTATTTTTATTTCAAAAGAAAGACTTAATATTATTGGTGAAACAAAAATAGAAGGCGCACCTGATTTAATAATAGAAATCCTTTCCCCTTCTACTGCTTATTATGACTTAAAGAAAAAATTTAAAATTTATGAAAAACACGGTGTTAAAGAATACTGGATTGTAGACCCAGAAGAAAAAAGCATTGAAATTTATCAAAACGAAGGTGGCCAATTTAGACTTATCCAAACAGAAAAAGAAACAGGCACAATTAATTCTCTGTTTTTAAAAGGTTTTGAACTTAACCTAGAAAAAATATTTTAG
- a CDS encoding four helix bundle protein gives MKGHKDLEVWKRSIKLAKEIYRLTESLPKEELYGLSDQMKRAVVSIASNIAEGAARNSQKEFIQFLYIALGSASELDTQIEICKEIRFKNLNEKTLDNLQNELAIISKMIYGLISNLKTKIID, from the coding sequence ATGAAGGGCCATAAAGATTTAGAGGTATGGAAGAGATCCATAAAATTAGCAAAAGAAATTTATAGATTAACAGAGAGTTTGCCTAAAGAAGAGCTTTATGGGCTATCTGACCAAATGAAGAGGGCGGTGGTCTCTATTGCCTCTAATATAGCAGAAGGGGCTGCAAGAAATTCTCAGAAGGAATTCATTCAGTTTTTATATATAGCCTTGGGTTCCGCAAGTGAGTTAGATACTCAAATTGAAATTTGTAAAGAGATAAGGTTTAAAAACTTAAATGAAAAAACCCTTGACAATCTGCAAAATGAATTGGCTATAATCTCTAAGATGATTTATGGTTTAATATCCAATCTGAAAACAAAAATCATTGATTAG
- a CDS encoding phosphoadenosine phosphosulfate reductase family protein, which yields MNHPSQETTKNWSLEQREAESRKIIKEAIEKHQGKIATAWSGGKDSTTVLHLIKQEFGKVIIPVVFIDTSVKFPEIYAFRDKLAKEWNLNLIIIKNENALKEIEIAKDKKECCYLLKTLPLRQIIEKNGWQALITAVRWDEQEARKNEVYISPRENPPHLRIHPILHFREIDIWSYIKKYNVPYCELYHKGYRSLGCIPCTQLGSAEGPERSGRDQSKEEIMQRLRDLGYF from the coding sequence ATGAATCATCCATCTCAAGAAACTACAAAAAATTGGTCATTAGAACAAAGAGAGGCTGAAAGCAGAAAGATTATCAAAGAGGCAATAGAAAAACATCAAGGTAAAATTGCCACTGCCTGGTCAGGAGGAAAGGATTCAACTACAGTATTACATTTAATTAAACAGGAATTTGGTAAAGTCATTATTCCAGTAGTATTTATTGATACTTCCGTAAAGTTTCCTGAAATTTATGCCTTTAGGGATAAACTGGCAAAGGAATGGAATTTAAATTTAATTATTATAAAAAATGAAAATGCCTTAAAGGAAATAGAAATTGCTAAGGATAAAAAAGAATGTTGTTATTTATTAAAGACTTTACCCTTGCGTCAAATTATAGAAAAAAATGGCTGGCAGGCATTAATTACTGCAGTGCGTTGGGATGAACAAGAGGCAAGAAAAAATGAGGTTTATATCTCTCCAAGAGAAAATCCACCACATTTAAGAATCCATCCCATTTTGCACTTTAGAGAAATAGATATTTGGTCTTATATAAAAAAATATAATGTGCCTTATTGCGAATTATATCACAAAGGCTATCGTTCATTAGGTTGTATACCCTGCACCCAGCTGGGTTCTGCTGAAGGCCCTGAAAGAAGTGGTAGAGATCAAAGTAAAGAAGAAATAATGCAACGGTTGAGGGATTTAGGGTATTTTTGA
- a CDS encoding VanZ family protein — protein sequence MSKPLLIPIFYTMCIFGLSSIPGNSPVDSIISYHISPSLQNLFHIPEFGILAFLWMWVFYKNKSSFLRATLYVLIICLACGFLNELYQLIIPGRYASLSDSILDFVGILLGIAVYSSFTRIPILTRKLNKHN from the coding sequence ATGTCTAAGCCTCTCCTTATTCCTATTTTTTATACGATGTGTATATTTGGATTATCATCTATACCAGGTAATAGCCCAGTTGATTCTATAATTTCTTACCATATTTCTCCTAGTTTACAAAACCTTTTTCATATCCCTGAATTTGGCATCCTTGCCTTTTTGTGGATGTGGGTATTCTATAAAAATAAAAGCTCTTTCTTAAGAGCAACCCTTTATGTCCTTATTATTTGTCTCGCTTGTGGATTTCTAAATGAATTATATCAATTAATCATTCCTGGACGTTATGCATCTTTAAGCGATTCAATACTTGATTTTGTAGGTATTCTTTTAGGTATTGCTGTTTATAGTTCCTTTACCAGAATTCCCATTCTAACACGTAAACTCAACAAACACAATTAA